A stretch of the Medicago truncatula cultivar Jemalong A17 chromosome 5, MtrunA17r5.0-ANR, whole genome shotgun sequence genome encodes the following:
- the LOC11412340 gene encoding WAT1-related protein At3g28050: protein MVSEGASVTAAMIAAQFVEVGGDTLMKAATKDGMSIFIFIVYSNLLALCFLLPSTLFHHRKRAPPPISTSIFCRIFVFGCLRTATQTLMASGIRFSSPTLASAMVDIVPAFTFILAIISRMEVLNMKKHSSQAKVIGTVVSIAGALVVTFYKGMPLINDAIQHIEIGASGIYLLGKSDWILGAFLLAVACFCLSLLFIVQTWIVKDYPEELVITTICCCFVVIISTIVALIAEGNSKAWRLRPDKELLSVCYSAAFVVSLRNVVNTWACRKKGPIYVATFNPLRVVIALGMGVIFLGDNLYLGSVIGAAIIVIGFYAVIWAKAQEEQTTSENNFLSSSSTPLLSNKSIDI from the exons atggtGAGCGAAGGAGCAAGTGTAACAGCAGCAATGATTGCAGCTCAATTCGTGGAAGTGGGTGGTGATACTCTAATGAAAGCAGCCACCAAAGATGGAATgagtattttcattttcattgtttACTCAAACCTTTTGGCTCTATGTTTTCTTCTACCATCCACTCTCTTCCACCATAGAAAAAGAGCTCCTCCTCCAATTTCAACATCAATTTTCTGCAgaatatttgtttttggttgCCTCAG AACTGCAACTCAGACGTTAATGGCTTCTGGAATTAGATTCAGTTCTCCTACTTTGGCTTCAGCTATGGTTGATATTGTCCCTGCTTTTACCTTCATACTTGCTATAATTTCAAg GATGGAAGTTCTAAATATGAAAAAGCATAGCAGCCAGGCAAAAGTTATTGGCACAGTGGTCTCTATTGCAGGGGCATTAGTTGTGACATTTTATAAAGGGATGCCATTGATAAATGATGCAATTCAACATATAGAAATTGGAGCAAGTGGAATTTACCTATTAGGGAAATCAGATTGGATACTTGGTGCTTTTCTTCTTGCAGTTGCATGTTTTTGTCTCTCTCTTTTGTTTATTGTCCAG ACTTGGATTGTCAAGGATTATCCAGAAGAGCTAGTGATAACAACCATTTGTTGCTGTTTTGTGGTAATCATATCTACCATTGTAGCTCTCATTGCAGAGGGAAATTCAAAAGCTTGGAGACTCAGACCTGATAAAGAGTTGCTATCTGTGTGTTACTCA gcAGCATTTGTGGTATCATTAAGGAATGTTGTAAACACATGGGCATGTCGTAAGAAAGGACCAATATATGTAGCTACCTTCAACCCTTTAAGAGTGGTCATTGCACTTGGCATGGGGGTAATATTTTTGGGAGACAATCTTTATCTTGGAAG CGTGATTGGTGCTGCTATCATAGTTATTGGATTTTATGCTGTGATATGGGCAAAGGCTCAAGAGGAACAGACAACAAGTGAAAATAACTTTTTGTCATCTTCTTCAACCCCTCTATTGTCAAACAAAAGCATCGATATCTAG
- the LOC11412839 gene encoding WAT1-related protein At3g28050 produces MASGGASVTTTMIAAQIVEVGGETLMKSATKDGMSIFIFIFYSNLLALCFLLPSTLFHHRKRAPPPISTSIFCRLLLLGCLKTATQTLMTSGIKFSSPALASAIVNLVPAFTFILAIISRMEVLNMKKHSSQAKVIGTVVSIAGALVVTFYKGIPLINDAIKNIEMGASGIFLLGKSDWIIGAFLVAVGSFCLSLLFIVQTWIVRDYPEELVINTICCCFVVIISTIVALIAEGNSNAWRLRPDKELLSVCYSATFVESLKNVIQTWACRKKGPIYVAMFKPLRVVIALSMGVIFLGDNLYLGSMIGAAIIVIGFYAVIWAKAQEEHTTSENNLLSSSSAPLLSNKSIDV; encoded by the exons ATGGCGAGTGGAGGAGCAAGTGTAACAACAACAATGATTGCAGCTCAAATCGTTGAAGTGGGTGGTGAAACTCTAATGAAATCAGCCACTAAAGATggaatgagtatttttattttcattttttattcaaaccTTTTGGCTCTATGTTTTCTTCTACCATCCACTCTCTTCCACCATAGAAAAAGAGCTCCTCCTCCAATTTCAACATCAATTTTCTGTAGATTACTTCTTCTTGGTTGCCTCAA AACTGCAACTCAGACGTTAATGACTTCTGGAATTAAATTCAGTTCTCCTGCGTTGGCTTCAGCTATTGTTAATCTTGTCCCTGCTTTTACCTTCATACTTGCTATAATTTCAAg GATGGAAGTTCTAAATATGAAAAAGCATAGCAGCCAGGCAAAAGTTATTGGCACAGTGGTCTCTATTGCAGGGGCATTAGTTGTGACATTTTATAAAGGGATACCATTGATTAATGATGCcattaaaaatatagaaatggGAGCAAGTGGAATTTTCCTTTTAGGGAAATCAGATTGGATAATTGGTGCTTTTCTTGTTGCAGTTGGTAGTTTTTGtctttctcttttgtttatTGTCCAG ACTTGGATTGTCAGGGATTATCCAGAAGAGCTAGTGATAAACACCATTTGTTGCTGTTTTGTGGTAATCATATCTACCATTGTAGCTCTCATTGCAGAGGGAAATTCAAATGCTTGGAGACTCAGACCTGATAAAGAGTTGCTATCTGTGTGTTACTCA GCAACTTTTGTGGAATCATTGAAGAATGTTATACAGACATGGGCATGTCGTAAGAAAGGACCAATATATGTAGCTATGTTCAAACCTTTAAGAGTGGTCATTGCACTTAGCATGGGGGTAATATTTTTGGGAGACAATCTTTATCTTGGAAG CATGATTGGAGCTGCTATCATAGTTATTGGATTTTATGCTGTGATATGGGCAAAGGCTCAAGAGGAACACACAACAAGTGAAAATAACCTTTTGTCATCTTCTTCAGCTCCTCTGTTGTCAAACAAAAGCATAGATGTCTAG
- the LOC11412147 gene encoding WAT1-related protein At3g28100, with protein sequence MRGWLNLNGTSKLLPFVGMIISVLAQSGSMVVIKFAMKDGMNKYVMVVYSMGLSSILLLPLALFINRSQRPPLTFSALWSFFLLALIGSSAQIMTYGGIELSSPTLASAMLNLIPAFTFVLALIFRMERIYWRHFSSQAKAIGTIVSMAGAFVVILYKGPPILKIHSSISYNTLQFSPNLNWILGGFLCAGDSLLSSMWYIYQVSVTKKYPAVIVIVFFQVVFITIQTGVYALIVVRDPSAWELKLDMGLIVILYQAVAAIGIRYFLQTWSVQRAGPLFCAMFKPIGIIFTVFLGSIFLGDDFYLGSLIGAVIIVVGFYAVQWGKASEEKVEKGIENLETQSNVVPLLQNKV encoded by the exons ATGAGGGGATGGCTGAACTTGAATGGTACAAGCAAATTACTACCATTTGTGGGAATGATTATATCTGTTTTAGCTCAAAGTGGAAGCATGGTGGTAATTAAATTTGCAATGAAAGATGGAATGAATAAATATGTAATGGTTGTTTATTCCATGGGACTTTCAAGCATCTTGCTTCTTCCCTTAGCTTTGTTTATCAACAG GTCACAACGTCCTCCCTTAACTTTCTCTGCACTTTGGAGCTTCTTTTTGCTTGCTCTCATAGG CTCTTCAGCACAGATAATGACTTATGGTGGCATAGAACTGAGTTCACCTACTCTTGCATCTGCAATGCTTAACCTCATTCCAGCTTTCACTTTTGTACTTGCACTGATTTTCAG GATGGAAAGAATATATTGGAGGCACTTTAGCAGTCAAGCCAAAGCAATAGGAACTATAGTATCAATGGCTGGAGCATTTGTTGTCATATTATACAAGGGTCCACCAATCTTGAAGATACATTCATCAATTTCTTACAACACACTTCAATTTTCACCAAATCTGAATTGGATTTTGGGAGGGTTTTTATGTGCTGGAGATTCTTTACTTTCCTCAATGTGGTACATATATCAG GTTTCAGTAACAAAGAAATACCCTGCTGTAATAGTCATAGTGTTCTTCCAAGTAGTTTTTATCACAATTCAAACGGGAGTATATGCCTTAATTGTGGTTAGAGACCCAAGTGCATGGGAACTAAAGCTTGATATGGGGTTGATTGTCATTTTATACCAG GCAGTAGCTGCAATAGGGATTCGATACTTCCTACAAACATGGTCCGTGCAAAGAGCTGGTCCTCTGTTTTGTGCTATGTTTAAGCCGATCGGAATCATCTTCACCGTTTTCTTGGGTTCAATTTTTCTCGGAGATGACTTTTATCTTGGAAG TTTGATTGGCGCGGTTATAATCGTGGTAGGGTTTTATGCCGTGCAATGGGGCAAAGCTTCAGAAGAAAAAGTTGAGAAAGGGATTGAAAACTTGGAGACACAGTCCAATGTTGTTCCATTGTTACAAAACAAAGTATAA
- the LOC11405976 gene encoding MLP-like protein 423, with product MAVALRGKLEVDIELKSNVDKYWQTIRDSTTIFPKAFPHDYKSIEIIEGDGKAPGSIRHFTYAEGSQLAKSSTEKIDAADDEKRTATYCIIEGDLLQYYKSFKGHLALIPVGEGCEMKWCAEYVKVSNDIPDPSIVKNFAVKNFIEVDEYVQSLAA from the exons ATGGCTGTAGCTCTTCGTGGAAAGCTAGAGGTAGACATTGAACTCAAGTCTAATGTAGACAAGTATTGGCAAACCATTAGGGATTCTACAACTATTTTCCCTAAGGCCTTTCCACATGACTACAAAAGCATTGAGATCATTGAAGGTGATGGTAAAGCTCCTGGCTCTATCCGCCACTTCACTTATGCTGAAG GATCACAACTTGCAAAGTCGTCGACGGAGAAGATTGATGCTGCTGATGATGAAAAGAGGACAGCAACCTATTGTATAATTGAAGGGGATCTTCTCCAGTACTACAAATCATTCAAGGGACACCTAGCTTTAATACCAGTTGGAGAAggatgtgagatgaaatggtgtGCTGAGTATGTTAAAGTTAGTAATGATATTCCTGATCCAAGTATTGTCAAAAATTTTGCAGTCAAGAACTTCATTGAGGTGGATGAGTATGTTCAATCACTTGCTGCATAG